The genomic DNA TTTTAGGCTTTCTAATCCTTGTCGGGCAACTTTGCGGGTGACTTCGCTCGGAGTATTTAAGGCTAAGACAGGCAGTTTCTTTTCCTTAGCGAAACCCAGAATTGGGGCATAATATTCCCAAGAAAAACCCCAGCGTTTTTCATATTCGCTTTGTTCGATTAACTGAGTTTCGGTTATCTTCCCCGCCAGATAGCGATCGAGTACGCCTTGATAGGGACGCTGGAACATTTCCATCGCGATCGCTACTTTCTGATTCCGCCGATAGAGTTCCTGAATAATCTCCAGTTGAGCTTGGTGATCTTCAGGGCTATCGTGGGTTTCCCCTAAATAAATGACGTTTACCTTTGCGAGTTGTTGGAAAACTTCGGGTGCAGTATAGCTTTGCTGCGTTTGAGGGCTGGAGATTGTTTGGGAATAAGCAGGCAAGGCACAGAGGAGGAAAATAAACAGCGACCAAGCGCAGAATTGGGTGAATGAGTATTTTTTCATAAAGATATTGTGGCAGGAGAGCGTCCTTATCAGCGTCACTGCTGTTTACTTATTTGCAGCTACATGAAAAACCCGTTCTCTTGGGGAAAACGGGTTTCTTGACGTTCAGTTGTTGCAACGATTGAGTTAAACCCCTTCAACTTCCGCCACCATCAACAGCGTCTTCAGTACAGAATCCGGGTTTAAACTGATCGAATCAATCCCCAACTCTACCAAGAATCGAGCAAATTCCGGGTAATCGCTGGGCGCTTGACCGCAGATACCGATTTTGCGATTAGTTTTCTTAGCGGCAGCGATCGCCATCTTCACCATCCGCTTCACTGCTTCGTTGCGTTCGTCAAAAATATGCGCCACTAACGCAGAATCCCGATCTAAACCTAACGTTAGCTGCGTTAAGTCGTTAGAACCGATGGAGAAACCATCAAAAACCTCGGCAAATTCTTCAGCCATGATGACGTTACTGGGCAACTCGCACATCACGTAAACTTGCAAACCGTTTTTGCCTTGTTCCAAGCCATGCTTCGCCATCTCTGCTAACACCTTGCGCCCTTCTTCGGGAGTGCGACAGAAAGGAATCATCGGGATAACATTGGTTAAACCCATTTCATCTCTTACCCGCTTCAAGGCTTGACACTCTAAGGCGAAAGCATCGCGATAGTTTTCATCGTAGTAACGAGACGCCCCTCGCCAGCTAAGCATCGGGTTTTCTTCTTTGGGTTCAAATTGCCTGCCGCCCAAAAGATTGGCGTATTCATTACTCTTGAAATCGCTCATCCGCACGACCACCGGATTAGGATAAAAAGCGGCGGCAATCCTTGCGGCTCCTTGAGCTAACTTATCCACAAAATATTGAGGTTTGTGTTCATAAGCTACCGTCATTTCCGCGATTTTTTCTTTAGCTTCTACATCCTCTAATTTGTCGTAATAAATCAAAGCTAAAGGATGGGCTTTGATATGATTAGCAATGATGAACTCCAGTCTAGCTAATCCTACGCCATCATTAGGAATTGCTGAGAGACTAAATGCCTCTTCAGGATTTCCTACATTCATCATAATTTTAGTGCGAGTGCGGGGTAGGTTCTCCAGCGGAATTTCTTGAACTTCGTAGGGCAATAATCCCGAATAAACCCGTCCTTCTTCTCCTTCAGAACAAGAAACCGTAATTTCTTGACCTGTTTTTAAAATTTCCGTGCCATTTCCGCAGCCCACAATGGCTGGAATTCCCATTTCTCTGGCAATAATCGCCGCGTGACAGGTACGCCCTCCTTTATTTGTAATAATCGCGCTAGCTTTTTTCATAATTGGTTCCCAATCGGGGTCAGTTTTATCAGTGACTAAAACTTCCCCGGCTTGGAACAACTCAATTTTGTTCGCATCGAGAATTACCCTGGCTTTGCCCTGACCGATCGCTTCTCCAACGCTACGCCCTGTTAGTAAAGGCACCTGTTGTGCCCCTACCAGATGATAGCTACGCAGGACTGTTTTACTCTTTTGAGATTGCACCGTTTCCGGACGAGCTTGGACGATGAAAAGCTCATTAGTAACGCCATCTTTTGCCCACTCAATATCCATCGGCATATCTTTACCGTGGACATCGCTGTAATGATTTTCAATCAAGCAAGCCCACTCAGCGAGTTGCAAAATTTCGTCATCGTTGAGGGCGAATTTCCGTTGATCGCTTAAGGGCACTCGCTCATTCTTAGTGATTTTACAGCCCCCCTGATCGCACACTAATTTGAATTCTTTGCTGCCCAGCCGTTTGTCAATAATTGGGCGAAATCCATCTTTTAAGGTGGGCTTGAAAACCAGATATTCATCAGGGTTGACTGCCCCTTGAACGACATTTTCCCCTAACCCGTAGGCGGCTGTAATTAAGGCAGCATTTTTAAAGCCGGTTTCGGTATCAATCGAGAACATGACACCTGAGGAGGCTAAATCCGAACGCACCATTTTTTGCACGCCGACGGAAAGCGCCACATCAAAATGGTCGAAGTTTTTGATGTGGCGGTAAGAAATTGCACGGTCGGTAAATAGGGAGGCAAAGCATCGATGACAAGCTGCCAAAACTCCTGGAGCGGTTTGAACGTTTAGGAAGGTTTCTTGTTGACCGGCAAAACTAGCATCGGGCAAATCTTCAGCGGTGGCAGAGGAGCGAACAGCTACATCCATGTCAGCGCCATAAAGCTTGCACATCTGTTGGTAAGCTGCGGTAATTGCTGTCCGTAGTTCCTCAGGGAAAGGCGTATGCATTAACAATGCTCGTGCTTTTTTCCCCCGTTCTCGCAGGTTGTCGAGGTCTTCAACATCCAAGTCAGCAAAGAGCGATCGCAGCTTGTCTTCTAATCCCGCTGACTGAATGAAATAGCGGTAGGCATACGCCGTTGTCGCAAACCCGTTGGGAACATTGACTCCCTGGCGGGTTAGCTGCTGAATCATTTCTCCTAAGGAAGCATTTTTCCCGCCTACCAACGGGACATCGATAATCCCAACTTCATCGAACCAGAGAATTAGCGATCGCTCTTTGGATAAGTGCAATGACCTTTCTGCCGCTGCTGTAACCATAGCTTTTTCTCCTTTTGTAGCTTTAGTCTAGCGATGGCGCGGCTAAGAATGGGTAAATTAGATCACTTCTTCATTAATTTTGTAATTTCTTTGGGATCACTGCGAAATCAGCCGGTTTTGGTTATAATTTCCAGAGATTAAAGCTGCCAATTGGCAAAGATGGGAACTTTAAGTTTCCAGAATAAAGCTCAAAGAATTCAGGGTAAATACTTAGGGATCGAGGATAAAGGTAAATAGAGCTTGTATACTTCACGCTTTTCCTTTCAGGTCTTTTGCCCTTTTATTAACCTATTCTCCATTTCTAGCTAAGTCCTTTTAGGCTGGGAATTGCTCTCTTGATTCCTTACGAAGGTAAAAAGCAAGACGATAAAAGGCTCTATATCTTCTTGCATGCACAAGGAAATAGTAGACCCAATGAAAAAGTTCCCCCATCTCTGTGAAGTTTAGGGGGCAAGGGAGAAGCTATTGTAGAGCAATAAAAAAGGGTCGGAAATCAGCTTGTGATAGGAAATTAGGAAGTCCCCAGTTCCCTATCACCCAAGTACCACGTTTCTAATCTCCAGGCACTGGTATCAAACTTTATATCCGAACCGCCTTACTTTCCATTAGACGATTGCTTGATTGAACAGCGATCGAACCATTCCTGGTATGTTGCCTGATGTTCTGCATCTTCGAGAATGATTTCTACTCGGACTTTAGCGCACCCATGACGACGCTGATGAGCGATCGCATCTAAAATTCGACTGGCTGTTCTCGGTGAATCAAATTCACCTGTGACTGTCAGCTGAGAGTCACTTGTAGATTTAGCGTTGAAATTAGCTGCTTCAATCAGCTCAAGATTAGGAATTTCTCCTTGTCCTAAATCAATTTCTGCAAGTTGTTTGTGTTCCGGGCTGACTTGTTCAACAATTAAAATCTCTCGGCGGACTGGCACTTCTACCATGCGCGTTTCGATTTCTTTGCGAACAATCACTTCGCCGACTTTATGTTTGTTGTTGTCAACGATTAGTCGCTCTTCTAGCAACCGAAAGATTTCTTCCTCGACAACTTCTGCCTCTGTACTAAAATTATTATAAGCATCTGCTGGCATACTATCTCGCTCCAGTTCTTCTGGGTGATTATTTAATTCATCAGCCGTTGGTATGGCAGAGGCAGTCGAGGCATCTGTTACTCCCCATGCAGTTGTACTTGAGGTAGGTGCAGTTTCTAAAAGCTCCCCACCCGTCGTTTGTTCGGATGGTACATATTCAGGCAAATACTGGGTTTCCTCTTTACTAAGAGCCACAAAAAGCGTTTTTCTCGACGAGTCAACTTGCTGAATATGCTTGCTTTTGATGAGAAATAGAGGAGAGTTTTGATACAAACCCTCTTGAGATATAACTAAGTTTAGCTGACGCTCTGAATCAAGATTTACATCTTTCACTTTTCCTAACAGCAAGTTGTTCCGATCCTGGACTGCAAAATCCCTGAGTTTACTTTGCAATTTATTTAGCAAGACATTGATCCGCATATCATTGCGCCTTGCTCCTTGCCCTTGTCCCAACGTTTGATCGTTCATTTCAAAACTTCCTAAATGATCTTGAATTAAAAATCAGTTTCTTCCCTTCCATTTATGAACGGGTGTTTATCAAAAATAAAAAGTAAGTCCTTGTCCCCGAGGGAATTTTAGATTTCGGAGATTCGGGATTGGGCATGGGGAAAGGGAATCTCCGTCGGGAACACCTGCGTTTTGCCAGCACAGCAGTAAATCTTCGGTTGAAGTGAGCGACTCAGCATTTTCCCACCGAACAGACAAAATGCTGAGACGATTACAAATCAACTTACAAAATACAAAGATGATATGACTCCTTCTCCATCAGTCTTTCAAAATTTGCAGCCCTTTTTCTAAAATCAAAGGTAAGCTAGCAAAAATTGAATAATAAACACCCATTATCCTTAAACGTTTTCAGTAGGTGAGATTAATTACTTTTAGGATGTGCTAGCTTTCTCGATCGCCCATACAGATATTGGGTTTTATCGTGTTTTCTCAAGCTATGAACATCTTCAATTGAATCTCATTCACCCACTTATTGAAAATTAGTTCGTTGTATAATTTGCATCCATCCAACAACGAGGTAGGCTTTCTCCAGAAGGGAAAATCAATTCTTTCTTCTCAAAAGAAGCTTTCTCTTGTTCTTCCTGCCCTGCTTGATCTTTTCCGGAAACAGCATCCTGATTAGGATTGAACAACTCCTCAACATTAAGGATTTCTATCAAATCGCCGGTTTGTTTGTTTTTGAGAAACATGAAGACTTTCTAAATAGGTTATCAAGTGCGAGGTAGTGGCCTTGAAAATGCAAAGCTACTTCTAAAGGCGCAGGCAGAGCGAATAAATTGCCCTGCCCGCACGGTTTTTATTCGCTCAAATCAACTGATTTAACCGCTCGTTGGAGGGCTTATTAGATCCGATCGGAAGGTAAGTTAGTAGGACGGTTGATTGTAGCTTGACCATCTGTATTCACATCTAACTCTTCACGACGAATCGTTTCTTCTGCGTTAACCGTTTCGTGGTCTACTACTTTCTTAACTCGGACTTCTTCCCGCACAAAAGCTTCTTTGTGGATGTCAGGAGTTTCTTCGTAGATTTCCATGCGGGCAACTTCCCCTTCGTGGAAATCAGCTTGACCAGGAGCAACAGGTGTTCCCGCATCTGCTGGAGTGACTCGTTCAATCACCACTCGCTCTTTTTCAACTGGCACTGAAACTCGTGCAGTTTCAGTTTCAATATGCTTACCAACTGCTACTTCCCCGGTTTTAACGCGAGTTTTGTTAGCAATCAGTCGCTCTTGATACAGTCTGAGAGTTTGATGATCGCGATCGTTGAGTCCGTACAAAGCTGGCTCTTGCTGATAGTTGTAGGTATCGCGATTGTAAGTGTCGTAGCTAGGCGTACCTGCTGCGTAAGAGGTATCAACAGGTGTTGCAGTGGTAGAGGTAGCAGAAACTCCTGTAGAAGGAGCGCGATAAACGCCTCTTACCCGTTCTTCGTAATCGTAATCAGTGGCTGTCGCTTCATTAAATTCTGGTAAAGCTTCTGCTTGCTCTCTGGTCATCCCAATGGCATAAACCCGATCGGTGTCGTAATCAATTCGAGAACGACCAATTGGCAGTAGAACTTTTTTGCCAAAAATCCAAAATCCTAGGTCAACAACTAAATACCGGAAGTGACCTTCCTCGTCAACCAGAATTTCGCTAACCGTTCCAATTTTATCGTCGGTGCTACTTTCTGAATAGACCCCCATTCCATGAAGGTCATCTCCTTCAAAAGTCTCGCTGTAGTTTGGATCAAATTCTGTGAGTTTTAAAAGAGGCATGATTCGATTCTCTCAAAAGTATTCTATATTCGCCATCTTATAAATTTCTTTGTTGGTCTTCATCTCCCTAGCGACTGAATTAACTCACCTTAAGTAAGTTATACAAACATTCAATCGAAGGGTTGAAAATTTAAACTTGGGTGATTGAGAATGT from Coleofasciculus sp. FACHB-1120 includes the following:
- a CDS encoding ChaN family lipoprotein; amino-acid sequence: MKKYSFTQFCAWSLFIFLLCALPAYSQTISSPQTQQSYTAPEVFQQLAKVNVIYLGETHDSPEDHQAQLEIIQELYRRNQKVAIAMEMFQRPYQGVLDRYLAGKITETQLIEQSEYEKRWGFSWEYYAPILGFAKEKKLPVLALNTPSEVTRKVARQGLESLKPAERRYIPAEAEIRTDNTEYRQMVQQAFQQHQVAGHGSSANFERFFIAQVLWDETMADAIAQFLKTHPDYQVVVLVGQAHLVYGYGIPSRVARRLGNQIIQRSILLNPTEEDPAKTDPAIADYFWVTAPDK
- the ppsA gene encoding phosphoenolpyruvate synthase, with the translated sequence MVTAAAERSLHLSKERSLILWFDEVGIIDVPLVGGKNASLGEMIQQLTRQGVNVPNGFATTAYAYRYFIQSAGLEDKLRSLFADLDVEDLDNLRERGKKARALLMHTPFPEELRTAITAAYQQMCKLYGADMDVAVRSSATAEDLPDASFAGQQETFLNVQTAPGVLAACHRCFASLFTDRAISYRHIKNFDHFDVALSVGVQKMVRSDLASSGVMFSIDTETGFKNAALITAAYGLGENVVQGAVNPDEYLVFKPTLKDGFRPIIDKRLGSKEFKLVCDQGGCKITKNERVPLSDQRKFALNDDEILQLAEWACLIENHYSDVHGKDMPMDIEWAKDGVTNELFIVQARPETVQSQKSKTVLRSYHLVGAQQVPLLTGRSVGEAIGQGKARVILDANKIELFQAGEVLVTDKTDPDWEPIMKKASAIITNKGGRTCHAAIIAREMGIPAIVGCGNGTEILKTGQEITVSCSEGEEGRVYSGLLPYEVQEIPLENLPRTRTKIMMNVGNPEEAFSLSAIPNDGVGLARLEFIIANHIKAHPLALIYYDKLEDVEAKEKIAEMTVAYEHKPQYFVDKLAQGAARIAAAFYPNPVVVRMSDFKSNEYANLLGGRQFEPKEENPMLSWRGASRYYDENYRDAFALECQALKRVRDEMGLTNVIPMIPFCRTPEEGRKVLAEMAKHGLEQGKNGLQVYVMCELPSNVIMAEEFAEVFDGFSIGSNDLTQLTLGLDRDSALVAHIFDERNEAVKRMVKMAIAAAKKTNRKIGICGQAPSDYPEFARFLVELGIDSISLNPDSVLKTLLMVAEVEGV
- a CDS encoding DUF2382 domain-containing protein, producing MNDQTLGQGQGARRNDMRINVLLNKLQSKLRDFAVQDRNNLLLGKVKDVNLDSERQLNLVISQEGLYQNSPLFLIKSKHIQQVDSSRKTLFVALSKEETQYLPEYVPSEQTTGGELLETAPTSSTTAWGVTDASTASAIPTADELNNHPEELERDSMPADAYNNFSTEAEVVEEEIFRLLEERLIVDNNKHKVGEVIVRKEIETRMVEVPVRREILIVEQVSPEHKQLAEIDLGQGEIPNLELIEAANFNAKSTSDSQLTVTGEFDSPRTASRILDAIAHQRRHGCAKVRVEIILEDAEHQATYQEWFDRCSIKQSSNGK
- a CDS encoding acetyltransferase, translating into MFLKNKQTGDLIEILNVEELFNPNQDAVSGKDQAGQEEQEKASFEKKELIFPSGESLPRCWMDANYTTN
- a CDS encoding DUF2382 domain-containing protein, giving the protein MPLLKLTEFDPNYSETFEGDDLHGMGVYSESSTDDKIGTVSEILVDEEGHFRYLVVDLGFWIFGKKVLLPIGRSRIDYDTDRVYAIGMTREQAEALPEFNEATATDYDYEERVRGVYRAPSTGVSATSTTATPVDTSYAAGTPSYDTYNRDTYNYQQEPALYGLNDRDHQTLRLYQERLIANKTRVKTGEVAVGKHIETETARVSVPVEKERVVIERVTPADAGTPVAPGQADFHEGEVARMEIYEETPDIHKEAFVREEVRVKKVVDHETVNAEETIRREELDVNTDGQATINRPTNLPSDRI